The Thermodesulfobacteriota bacterium DNA window CTGAGCAACTGTGTTTTTTGTCAAGCGGTTTTTAAGCATGGTTGCCATAGTGTATTGTTTTTAATCATGCTATTCAAAATAGTTATTAATTTTCGCATGCATGCGGTTAAAGCAACTTTATGGGGTTTTCCTCCCTCACATAGTCGGTTATAGAAGAGCCTAAGTACACTATTGGCACGTACCGAGGACAAAGTGGCCATATACAAAACTGCACGGATATTGGCACGGCCTCCCCAGACTTTCCGTTTCCCGCGGAACAGTCCACTGTCACGGTTTAAAGGGGCCACACCCACTAAGGCGGCAACCTGTCTTCGATTGAGCCGCCCAAGTTCTGGAAGGTCACATAAGAGGCTGGCGGAAAGAACTGGGCCAACTCCAGGGACACTTTGTAAGATGGCCTCTTTCTCTCGCCAGATCGGGCTGGCTTTAATGCGTTTCTGGATCTCGTCATCGACGTTATCGAGGCGTTTCTCAAGCCATTGGATATGGACTTTAATGTCCTTCTGTATACGTTTTGGGGCAGAGGTGAGACGATTTTTCTCGGCGGTGAGCATCTCCACGATTTGGCGTCTACGGCTAATCAGGGCGCTGAGTTCCTGGACTTGCTCATCCTTTAAAGG harbors:
- a CDS encoding IS110 family transposase; translated protein: MKDKSGCFAGIDVSKDRLDVAARPSGKIWTVANDAKGIRSLVEALVDLNPLLIVMESTAGLEMPVAVALAAAGLNVVIVNPRQVRDFARATGKLAKTDRIDAQILARFGEMIRPEVRPLKDEQVQELSALISRRRQIVEMLTAEKNRLTSAPKRIQKDIKVHIQWLEKRLDNVDDEIQKRIKASPIWREKEAILQSVPGVGPVLSASLLCDLPELGRLNRRQVAALVGVAPLNRDSGLFRGKRKVWGGRANIRAVLYMATLSSVRANSVLRLFYNRLCEGGKPHKVALTACMRKLITILNSMIKNNTLWQPCLKTA